The Verrucomicrobiota bacterium genomic sequence GGGCTTCTGCGTCGCGATTCGCGATCTTCACCTTGCCCTGGAATCGGACGCGACCGCTAAACAGGACCGGCCCGCGGACCACCAATTCCTGGCAATCAATCAGGGACGGCACGCCGTCGCGAAGCTTGTCGTCGAACTGATCCATCAGTTTGTAGTGATCGCCGTCCAGGTCGATCGTCGGCGGGATGCCTTGGCGCGACGGCGCCAGGACCATTTGCTGGTCGTCTGTGAGAACGTAAGCGTCCGAACGAAGGCCGAGGAGATCGGACGTGGTCTTGACCGGCGCGAACCGGCTCCGTGGCACGACGATGGCGCCGGCGTCGTCGAAGCATTCAATCGCGGCGCCCATGGCGGTCTCCAGTTGATAAACCTTGGGTGACGATTTGAGACGCGGGTCCACGGTTTTTTCGTTCCGAATCACCGGCAACGGGATGAAGCCGTCGAATCGCTTGAGCATGAGGTCCAACACGTCCAGGCGAATCCAAAGATTGTTGGTGTTGAAGAAGCGATGGCGCTGGACGTCCTCGAACGCGGGAAGATCGAAGTCCGGGCATTGAGCGCGTTCGCGCAAGATGAGTTTCCCTTGCGCCCGCGCCAGATGGCCGCCCTTCCGATCGGCGGCGGTGCGTTCGGCCACTTCCATGAGGCACGGCCAGCCCGACGCGGCGAAGAAACCGAGCAAATTCAGATCGAGCGTGGCGCCGAGGTTGTCGGAGTTCGACACAAATAGGTATTTCACACCCTCGTTCAAGAGCCGCTCCTGCCAGCCGGACACGACCAGCGATGGATAGATGTCTCCGTGGCCGGGCGGGCACCATTCCAAGTCCGGATCTTGGGGCCACTGGACGGGGCGCAGCGTGGCGGCATCGACCTTGGGCACCCGGCTCTGCATCAGCTCCAAGCTTTGCGGTTCGCCCAAATCCGCGTATCGGCGCAGGAACGCGAGCGTCTCGCGGCTGGTATTGAAGCTGTTCATCAGCAGAAGCCGCAGCGTCACTCCATGCCGCCGGCGTTGGTGAAGAATCTGGCGTG encodes the following:
- a CDS encoding UTP--glucose-1-phosphate uridylyltransferase; translated protein: MPPANPFAEFESKMRGAGLGGPTIRAFERNYSTLLGEQTALIRIRESRIEPVADLLRFEDIRETCADPALLSQTVALKLNGGLGTGMGLDGPKSLLKVKDDLTFLDIIARQILHQRRRHGVTLRLLLMNSFNTSRETLAFLRRYADLGEPQSLELMQSRVPKVDAATLRPVQWPQDPDLEWCPPGHGDIYPSLVVSGWQERLLNEGVKYLFVSNSDNLGATLDLNLLGFFAASGWPCLMEVAERTAADRKGGHLARAQGKLILRERAQCPDFDLPAFEDVQRHRFFNTNNLWIRLDVLDLMLKRFDGFIPLPVIRNEKTVDPRLKSSPKVYQLETAMGAAIECFDDAGAIVVPRSRFAPVKTTSDLLGLRSDAYVLTDDQQMVLAPSRQGIPPTIDLDGDHYKLMDQFDDKLRDGVPSLIDCQELVVRGPVLFSGRVRFQGKVKIANRDAEARPLPEGTYANCEGEV